The following proteins are encoded in a genomic region of Gouania willdenowi chromosome 6, fGouWil2.1, whole genome shotgun sequence:
- the slc6a15 gene encoding sodium-dependent neutral amino acid transporter B(0)AT2 has protein sequence MPKNGKAVKRELDDDVTESVKDLLSNEDACDDSFKKSSLIVDNQAGEGKDCDVEEGASDGEEEERPAWNSKLQYILAQVGFSVGLGNVWRFPYLCQKNGGGAYLVPYLILLVLIGIPLFFLELAVGQRIRRGSIGVWNYISPRLGGIGFASCVVCFFVALYYNVIISWSLFYFSQSFQQPLPWHECPLIKNKTSTFVVPECEKSSATTYYWYREALDISDSISEGGGLNWRMTLCLLAAWSMVCLAMIKGIQSSGKVMYFSSLFPYVVLICFLVRALLLKGSFDGIRHMFTPKLEIMLEAKVWREAATQVFFALGLGFGGVIAFSSYNKRDNNCHFDAVLVSFINFFTSVLATLVVFAVLGFKANIMNNKCVSLNTNRIVALLGNGIESSLIPHHINLTQVSEVSADDYHKMIEIIRGVKEDDYDKLGLDTCSIEDELNKAVQGTGLAFIAFTEAMTHFPASPFWSVMFFLMLVNLGLGSMFGTIEGILTPLIDTFKVRKEFLTVGCCLLAFSIGLLFVQRSGNYFVTMFDDYSATLPLLIVVVLENVAIAWFYGIDKFFEDLKDMLGFTPYRFYYYMWKYITPILLLVLLCSSFIQLAMTPPSYSAWIQEEATEKTLKFPVWGIVVCISLVAMAVLPVPVVFGLRYFNIIDEKSGGRSSVSYKKGRIIKESARPGEDDDASLIQGKSPSEAPSPMPGNIYRKQSGGGGDVDTTPNGRYGIGYLMADVPESDL, from the exons ATGCCCAAAAACGGCAAGGCCGTCAAGAGAGAACTTGACGACGATGTTACCGAGTCTGTCAAAGACCTGCTGTCCAACGAGGATGCTTGTGACGATTCCTTCAAGAAGAGCTCGCTGATCGTTGACAACCAGGCGGGGGAAGGGAAGGACTGCGACGTGGAGGAAGGGGCTTCCGATGGCGAAGAGGAGGAGCGCCCGGCCTGGAACAGCAAACTCCAGTACATCCTCGCTCAGGTCGGCTTCTCCGTTGGCCTGGGCAACGTCTGGAGGTTCCCTTACCTGTGTCAGAAGAATGGAGGGG GAGCCTACTTGGTGCCGTATCTTATCCTGCTGGTGCTGATCGGAATCCCGCTCTTCTTCCTGGAGCTGGCAGTAGGCCAGCGAATCCGCCGGGGCAGCATCGGGGTGTGGAACTACATCAGCCCTCGACTGGGAGGCATCGGCTTTGCCAGCTGCGTG GTCTGCTTCTTCGTGGCTCTTTACTACAATGTCATCATCAGTTGGAGTCTCTTCTACTTCTCCCAGTCCTTCCAGCAACCATTGCCCTGGCATGAGTGTCCGCTCATCAAGAACAAAACCAGTACAT TCGTGGTGCcagaatgtgaaaaaagctCAGCCACCACTTACTACTGGTACCGCGAGGCTCTTGACATCTCAGACAGCATCTCTGAAGGTGGGGGGCTCAACTGGAGGATGACCCTGTGCCTGCTAGCAGCTTGGTCCATGGTTTGTCTTGCTATGATCAAAGGAATCCAGTCATCTGGGAAG GTGATGTACTTCAGCTCTTTGTTCCCGTATGTGGTGCTGATCTGCTTCTTGGTGCGAGCGTTGCTCCTGAAAGGTTCCTTTGATGGGATTCGTCACATGTTCACACCCAAG TTGGAGATCATGTTGGAGGCCAAGGTGTGGCGTGAGGCGGCCACGCAGGTTTTCTTTGCGTTAGGCCTCGGCTTTGGCGGCGTCATCGCCTTCTCTAGCTACAACAAGCGCGACAACAACTGCCACTTTGACGCCGTCCTGGTgtcttttattaacttcttcACCTCCGTGCTGGCAACGTTGGTGGTGTTTGCTGTGCTGGGCTTCAAAGCAAACATCATGAACAAcaaatgtgtttctct GAACACAAACAGGATCGTGGCTTTGTTGGGGAATGGGATTGAATCCAGTCTGATTCCACACCACATCAACCTCACTCAGGTCAGTGAGGTCAGCGCAGACGACTACCACAAGATGATCGAGATTATCCGAGGAGTGAAGGAGGACGACTACGACAAACTGGGACTGGACACATGTAGCATTGAAGATGAGCTCAATAAG GCGGTCCAAGGCACAGGCCTGGCCTTCATTGCCTTCACAGAAGCCATGACTCACTTCCCAGCTTCTCCTTTCTGGTCCGTCATGTTCTTCCTCATGTTGGTGAACCTCGGCCTCGGCAGCATGTTCGGAACCATCGAGGGGATCCTCACGCCGCTGATTGACACCTTCAAAGTCCGGAAGGAGTTTCTGACAG TCGGCTGCTGTTTGCTGGCGTTCTCCATCGGTCTGTTGTTTGTTCAGCGCTCGGGGAACTACTTTGTGACCATGTTTGACGACTACTCCGCCACCTTACCTCTGCTAATCGTGGTCGTACTGGAGAATGTTGCTATCGCCTGGTTTTACGGGATCGATAA GTTCTTTGAAGACTTGAAGGACATGTTGGGCTTCACTCCGTACCGTTTCTACTACTACATGTGGAAGTACATCACCCCCATCCTGCTGCTGGTCCTCCTCTGCTCCAGCTTCATCCAGCTGGCCATGACTCCGCCCAGCTACAGCGCCTGGATACAGGAAGAG GCCACTGAGAAAACCTTAAAGTTCCCAGTGTGGGGCATCGTGGTGTGCATCTCCCTGGTGGCGATGGCCGTCCTTCCCGTGCCCGTCGTCTTCGGTTTGCGTTACTTCAATATCATCGACGAGAAAAGCGGCGGCCGCTCCAGCGTCTCCTATAAGAAAGGTCGCATCATCAAGGAGAGCGCCCGGCCGGGCGAGGATGACGATGCCAGTTTGATCCAAGGTAAATCCCCCAGTGAGGCGCCCTCGCCAATGCCTGGCAACATTTACCGGAAGCAAAGCGGCGGCGGTGGCGATGTGGACACCACGCCTAATGGCCGTTACGGTATTGGCTACCTGATGGCAGACGTGCCCGAGTCAGACTTGTAG